AAGACACGCCGGAACAGATTATGGCCCGTGCTGTGCTGTTGGCCCAGGATGCCATCAAGAGGAAAGATGATCACATTCACCAGTTGGAAGCCGAACGGGAAAGGAACGCAGCCTACGTAATCTACGGCAAGTCCGTGGAAGTAGCGAATGGCAGCAAGCTTATTGGAACCTACGCCAAGATGCTTACCCAGGGAGGAATGATCATCGGCGAAAAAAGGCTTTTTGCCCTGCTCCGGGAGTTGGGGATTCTCGGCAAAACCGGAAGCCGTTACAACGAACCCTGTCAATACCACATTGAGAAGGGGTACTTTCGGGTCACCACCAGAACTATTACTCATTCTGACGGAGTTGAGCAAACAAAGATCACGCCGCGCCTTTTGCCCAAGGGCCAGATATGGCTCACGGACAAATTCTACAAGCTATGGAATACAAACCCGGAGGTCTTTACTCCGTTCGTCGGTAAGGGGTCATGTCTGCGTCTGGACATGAAGGAGTATATCGCAAGGGGAGATATTGATGACGTTGCATGATCTCATTCCCCTGTTTCCCTTGAGGAAGCGGGGGATTTTTACTGCCCTCGGTATGGCATGGCTGTATGCAGATGTAACACAGCATCAAACTTTTCCCTATTGATGGAAGGCTTCAATAGGAAAACGAGGAGTTCTGTATTATCCCACTTGCCGTATTTGGAAGAAAGTGCTAATTATTTTGAATTATGCCATTGTTGTTGTTCATTCTGATTTTATGCTGCTTGATTGCGTCTTTCCTCATTCCCTGGTGGAGGACAGATGCGATAAAAAAGGAATTGGAAGAGAAAAATAGACTTTTGAATGAGGAAAAAAGACAGTTTGAAAAAGAGATATTAAAAGAAAAAAAGGAACTAAAAAAATTAAAAAAACAGTTTGAAAAGGATATAGTTGAACTCAAGAAAAAATCTCGTTCGATTGAAAGTGATATTAAAAAATTAGAAACAGAGCGAAAAAATCTTGAAAATCTTAACTCTGTTCTAAAAAGGAGTATTCATGGATATGGAAATGAATATATTGAACCCATATCTGTTATTTATGATGAACTTATAAGCAAGTACGGATATACGCAAGCTGCTAAAAATTTGAAAGATATAAAGTCATTGCTAAAAGGTATGCGCAAAAAAGGCAAAGTTGTTTCATTTTTAGCAGACAGCATCTCTGCGAGTGAGGAAGATCTCACTAAAATATTACTGTTATCAATGGATAGTCTTTGCTCGTTGTACTTGAGTGAGGTTAAGGTTTCAAATGTGGGAATTCTTCAACAGAAGGTTCGCGATGCCGCTGTCTTAATAGAAGGGGCTTTCAAAAATAGAGTCAAGTTTACACAGGAATATATAGATGCACGGATCAAGGAAATATCTTTGATGTCTGCAATGGAATATGCCAAGGAACTGGATAGAGAGCAGCAGAGAATCATTAAAGAAAAAATTAGGGAGGAACAAAAAGTTCAGAGGGAAATAGAGAAAGCTTTACGAGAAGCAGAAGCTAAGGAAAGAGCTTTGCAGAGACAAATTGACATCGCAAAGGCCAAGGAACTGGAAGCAGGTGAAAATGAAGAAAAGAGAAGAGTGCTTGAAATAAAGATAGAAGAATTAGAGCAGCAGCTTCAGCTGGCAAGAGATTCCGGACAAAGGGCTCTTTCCATGGCTCAACAAACAAAACGCGGATATGTCTATGTCATCTCAAATGAGGGGAGTTTTGGGCCTGGTGTGTTCAAAATTGGGATGACGCGGCGGTTAGAGCCTCTTGATCGAGTAAGAGAATTAGGGGATGCGTCCGTTCCTTTTTCTTTTGATGTCCATGCAATGATTTATTCGGAAGATGCGCCGAAGCTGGAAACAACATTACATAAACATTTTTTAATGGATCAAGTGAATAAGGTGAACTATCGGAAGGAATTTTTTAGAACAGACCTTCATAGCATAAAAGAGGTAGTTGACGGTTTCGGGTTGGAATGTCATTGGACAGAGACAGCCAAAGCGAAAGAATACAGGGAAACTCTGGCTATAGAAAAGACCATAGCCCATAACCCTGTTGCAAGAGAGGCATGGAAGAATCGTCAACTTGTTTTAGATTCTCCTTTGTCTCATTTTGAAGAATGGAATGAGGCTGAAAATACTTGATGTTGTTATTAGAGGAGTAATTCAAGCTTTCTCCCACCTGTTCAGGTTTTCCCGTCTCTTTGAAGCCACTTCTTGACGTCACTCTTCGAGTGCATTCGTAAAAAATATCATACCAAAAAAGAGAAAACAAGAGAGGACGCCTTTGAGAGAGCAACAAAAAAAGCCCAGAAGGTGCCGGGCTTGAGTTCATGTCTTTGATAGGAGGTTTAGAATGGAATTTCGTCCTCTGGTTTCATACTCGATTTGATTTTATTAAAGATCGCTTCCTCAGCTTTTTTATCTAAGACTTCATTAGCCCATACATTGACATTTTCCTTTTTCATTCCACATACAACTAACCATAAGTACGCATTAGCTTGGGTGAAATAATAAATATATTCTCCTGCTTGCATTCGATTATTGGCTTCATTCTCCGAGATTCCGTCGTACTGGCCTAGTTCCACGTTTTTCAACGAAAAAGAATTATTTTTTTCTTTCTCTTGAGCAATAATTTCTTGAGCTTTCTGATTTAATATTTTTTCTATAATAGAAGAAGGGTCTATTTTTAAATTGCCATACGTCCTCATGAAACCAGTGTCAGCAAAAAAAGCACTTCTCCATAATAGAAGGGAATTTTCAGCAAGGGGATGTATCCATATATGTTTCTCTGCATTTGCATCATCCGGTAAAATAACTCGGGTAGCCCATTCATTCAGCGTCTCTCTAGCCCACTCTTCAACAGAATCGGAAAATTCCATTTGCGAGGCTTTTTCCCACCTATCCCACTCTTCCTTACTCTCAGGAAAAATTGCACAATTCTTTTTGTCCCAAAAAGAAGAATTTATGATGCCGTTAGCATGGTCTTTTATTATCTCGTTTATTTTAAAAAGGTTAGTGTCGGATATCTTGGTGCTGCTATAGAACCAGTTTTTGACTGTCCCTTCAGATAACCCTAATTGTGCAGCAAGCCATTTCAAAGATAGCCCATTGTGTTTAAGATATTCCTTGATTGTCGATTTTTCAGGCTCTTGAGGATCTCTAGAGGCAGGCACTATCAAGTTTTCATCACTCTTCATGAATGCCATTTTATATGCAGAATACCCTAAATGTCAACTATTATTATCTATTATAGAATCTTTTCTATCTTTCTTATTGCATGTATTGGTAAATATGTTATTACTGTGTACATGGAGCAGGTTTTAGGAAAAGCAAGACTACTAAATCAGCGCGAACTGGCAGCCTCCCTCCGGGTCAGTAAGCATACTGTAATAGCTTGGGCAAAAGAAGGTTGTCCGTGTGTTTACTATGGAATCAAATGCTCTCCTGGGCGTGGTTCCCGTCCCCGTTACGACCTTGAAAAAGTGAAAGCGTGGCTGGAAGAACGGAGCAAGAAAAGAACTTCCGTGGATTGAGCAAGCCACCCGTCCGACATGCGGCCCATGTCGAAAACAACGAAGGCCACCTGCGCCAACAGATGACCTTCAATAACGGGCATAAGCCCAACTAATAAACAAGACAATGAGTACTATACAATGTACGAAAGCGCAAGCTGATTGCGCCAACATGACGGGGAACGGCATTAAGCTGTTCCAGAACTCTGAATTGAACTGCAATATTCGGACGGTCATTATCGGTGAAGAGCTCTGGTTTGTTGTCAAAGATGTTTGCAACTACTTCGGCGAAACTAACCGGAATCGGGCAATGCAGAATATCGACGAGGAAGACAAGGGGGGTACGCAAATGAATACCCCTGGTGGAATTCAAACAGTAGCAATCGTTAATGAATCGGGTTTGTATTCTTTACTCTTCGCTATGTAACCGGAAAAAGCTCGTGGAGTCTCTGATGAGTACATAGTGGAACGGCAGACAAAACTCAAAAGCTTTAAACGCTGGGTCACACATGAAGTCCTTCCCTCCATCCGGAAGCACGGCCTGTACGCCACCGGGGAGAAGCTGGAAGAAATGCTTGCCGACCCGGATACCATGATTCTGACGCTTCAGGCATTGAAAGCTGAACGGGAGAAGAGAAAAGCTCTTGAAGCAAAAGCTGCGGAAGATGCTCCCTATGCATATTTCGGACGATGCGTGGAAGTTTCCGAGGGCTGCATCCTGATTGGAGAATTTGCCAAGATTCTCGCTCAGAATGGAATGGAGACAGGACAAAACCGTTTGTTTGAGTATCTACGCAATGAAGGCATTATGGGGAGGTACGGCAATCGTCACAATGTTCCAGCCCAAGAGTATATTGAAGCTGGGTATTTCCGTCTCACTTACCGGGTTATTCAGCGTTCCGACGGTTCACAGCAGTCCAAACCGACACCGTATTTGACACCCCGCGGTCAAATATGGTTGATGAAGCGTTTGGGATTAACCCTTGAGAATATACCTGCTGCCTAAGATTTTACATCTGGTGCGTGTATTCGAATTTGGATCAACCAGCAAAAATTTCCCCGTTTCCTTTTGGAAACGGGGACTTGACCTGAGTTCTGCTACCTCAATCTAAATCCAAGTTATGAAGACAACAACCCTACATCACCACAGAATCCTCAATGAGGATTATTCCCCCGCGTCTTCCAGCGCAGCACTACGGATGAACTCCTCAATAGTTTGCCCGCTGATTTGTGCGGCCTTGGAAATGAGTTTTAAATCATCTTCCGAAAGAGGAACCGCTACCGCTGCAACACCATTCAATATAGGGACAGAGGATGCTGTCCTGGCCGCTTCTTCTCCTTGCCTATTCATTTCTTTCCGGATTAGCTCAAGGTCTATAATTTCATCTTCCATTAGGTTTTTAATGAGAGCTAATTTTGCAGGCGGAATCCCCCGATCTGTAGAAAGCCATGAGTTAACAGCCGATCGTTTGACGAAGCATTGTTCCGCGAGCCAGTCGCGATCTTTCTCAATGGATTTCAACCATTTTTTTATCTCTTCTTTAGTCGGCGTCATGCATTGATTGTGTGATATTTTTCAAACTTGTCAACATTGAAAACGGAATCTTGATTGCAAATATTTCACATTTTGCTTGTGTGAGTGTGAAAAAAATCATATTTTTTGGACATCAACAGCACGCAAGACGCGAATATGATCATCAACCTGAAAAAAGAAACGCAAGAAGTGCGGGAGTGGTTCCGGGAGGCGCAGGCCGCTACAGGCTTGAGCGGCCGGGCTCTCGTTATCGGCGCCATCATGGATTTCCGCCAGAAGGCAAAAGACCGTAGTCCACAGCCTCGGAAGAAGAACGTTGAACCCAAAAAAAACTCAGCCTAATGGAAGAAGCCCTGATTGACGAATTTATCCGGCTCGGCTGGCACGAACTTTAATCTGCACTGTGACAATGAATTCACATGAAATGTTCCACCGGACAATCAGTCACGGCCCATATGCCGGGATGGTGGAAACAATTACAAATAAAAATTGTAAATTCGCGGTCCGGTGCTGTTGGTGCAGTTACCCCTCCGAAAGGGGTAACACTTACTACTCCGTTGTTACGGACAGTCATGGAGCATTGCATAGCCTTGATTTCCTGTGCGCTTCCTGTGCCCGTGAACACATCAATGGTATTCCGGACAGGGCAGGGAAGAGCCCCTATCAGTCCCTTGATCCCCGGAAGGAACTTCGCCTCCTGCAAGCCCGCAAGAATAGAGCCCGGGCACGCCGGCACCAGACCGTGGCGTATCTGCTCTTTTGGCTGGTAATCGCTTTTGCCTGCGTGGCTGTGGCGGCCTTCATCGTCTGCGCCTCTTACACAATAACAAAAATCGTCTTAGGATAATGGACGCCAATGATCAACGTTTGATAGAAGGGTTGTTTGCCCGCATTGACCGCCTGGTTGCGATCATGGAAGGGAAATACTGCCCTGAAACAAGCGGTGAAACCTGGCTGCGTGCGGAAGAGCTTCTCAAACTGCCCCAGTTCCGGCATCGCAAGGGCCGCGTATGGCTCTATGAACTGGCGAAGACATCACCGGATATCATGAAAAAGGACTGTCTGCCGCATCAAAAGCGGGGCGCCACCCTCTGGTGCGTGGAACGTATTTCCAAGGCCATGAAAGAGAATACCGCAAAAATCCTTTCTTTTGACGGTTTATCAAAACCGTCCCGCCCTCACGGCATGAGGAAACAATAACCATTAAAAATACATAATACAATGATTACAAGCAATATTGATACTGCATCTAAACCTGTTCAGGCAAAGCCTTTTGATACAGGCGACAGGGTAATGTTAAATTCCCAGTTAATTATCACCATGCCTAACCGTGGAAGGACTTATCGTTTTTCTCCGGAAGATGAATTTGTCGTGGTGCGGCGCAAGGACGAGAGCAATTTCTACGTCGCCTTTATCAAGGCTCCCTGGCTGGGCGTCTTTGAATTGAATGACGAAGGCTTCTCCTTGTGCGACGAAGACTAACGACTTCTTCACGCCTCTGTCCGGGGCGCGTCGATTGAACCTGATTAAATAATAATAGTTAATTGATAATAAATAAGATTATGATCGCTATGAATACAACTGCAGCATTACTGGTAAACGAAGAACCCCTCTCCCGTTGCAGCGGGAAAGGGGCGGATGTTGTGAATAATGGCAAGACGGCTAATCCTATCATTGCTCACAAGCCAGTAAGTACGACAGACGGGAAGCCCTGTCAACCGGCAAAGGCTGCCAGAACGGCCAAGAAGCCCGCCGCCCCCAGGAAGAAGCGGTACGATGAAGAGGATTTGATAGCCTTCGGAGAGAATGCCATCATGCTCCGGGGCGCGGCCGAAGCCATTCTGGATATGTTTCACCTGTTGGTCTTTTTTGATGACGACCAGGAAGAGGTTGTCAATGGCGTGAAGGGAGCCTTCGATGAGGCCGCCATTCTTCTGCAAAATGCGGCGAATGCGTTTGAAGAGAAGATTCCTTTCAAGGTTTTGGACAAGAGGCGGAAGACTTTTTTTGCCCTGACGGAAATAGATGAAAAAGACAGCGATGTTCTTGCCGCGATTACTGCTATCAATTCCGGTTTTATCCAGTGGGATGAAGGAAGTGTTTGCGTGAAGGCGACACGTTGCGAAATGGCAACTCTTCTGCTTAACCGCGCATTGGAAAGCGCCAAGAAGTCCTTCTACCTTGCCGAAGACTCAACATCAAACCCCGCCCTTGCCGCAACGCTTGCTTCCATGAAAGGAGGGCACAGGTGATGAAGGTTGTTACCCTGAAGATTCCCATCTCACAATCTATTTATGATACCGCCAAATTTGCGGTGGAAGAAGGGGTGGCGAGAAGCGAAGAAGAGTTCCTGGCCTGCATTGCGCTCAAAGGAATTTTCTCTGATCTTTTTGAAGACGTGCAACCGCACCTGGACGACTATTTGGACGAGATGGTTAACAACGTCTATCCCGAGGAACTTGCCGGGGAAGAAAGGAGGACTGTATGACTTCTGAAGAGGGAACAGACGTTCTTCTGAAGGTTTACGAAAGTCTTTTCTTACAAGAAAGCAATCTGGTTAAGCTTCTAGAAAATCATTCGGGAGGCCTTATTGAACGAGACCGGATAACGTCCATCATGCGGAGAATGAAACGTTTACGTGCTGATACTTACGGTTTGGTTACGCAAAGGTGGCTTAATGCAAAACTTCATGGAAAGGAGGGGGGCGATGAAGCACCTTTATATTGACCAATCAGGCCGCGGCATCCGTGCTGGAGTTGAAAATGAGGCAGTTTGCTTTCCTATGGAAACACCAGAACAGGAAGAACGCCGCTGCATTCAGGAGCTTTGCCGCATTAAGGGGGAATTGGGGCGTACAGGCCGCTACGGCGTGTATTTTGACCTTACAGGTCCGGAAATAGAGTTTTGGGTAGAGAAGTTCGGCAAGCCGGGCTTTCTGATCTACATCAAACACCAGGACGCCGGCACGGTGCTGGATTATGTCCGCAAGAGGTGTGATGAACTACGTTTGATTGAACCATAGAACATGCCTAATAGAATCATCAGGGAAGGGTTTCTGACATCCGACAAGGTCGATAAGCTGAGTTGGGTGGAAGAGTGCTTCTATCATCGTCTTTTACTTGCTGCAGATGACTATGGACGGTATCACGCCGACCCTCCTCTACTGATCGGAAAGATAATGCCTCGCAAAATAGGCAATGTCAGTAACCAGGACATAGAAAAGTGGCTCACCGCTTGTGTGACCGCGGGTCTTGTAAGGGTGTACGGTGTCGAAGGGAAGCGTTATCTGGAGGTCTTGCAGTTCGACCAAAGGACCAGGGCGAAGAAGAGTAAGTTTCCTGCTCCTGATGAAGAAAAAACTGACGCTTGTCAGTCAGATGACGGCCATGTGTCAGACACATGTCAGTCACGTGACCGCCATCCGCTCGCCTATACGGAGACGGAGTCGAATACGAAGACGTATACGAAATCGGAGACGGAGACGAAGGAAGCTGCGCCTGACGGCTTGCTTGATTTTCCCCCACCCTCTCGACCTTCTCCCATGGTTCCATTGCCGGAATCCGTCGAGGAAGTGGAGGCACACATGCGTCAATGCTTTGTCCATCCCCTGGATCCGGATGCGTTGAGAAGTTCCGCAGAGAGGTTTTACGATCACTACGTGGAACAAGGCAACTTCATCCGAAACTGGAAGTCCAAAGCCACAATTTGGACGAAGGACGATGCTTTGAGGGAGCAAAGGCAGAAGCTTGTCAACCAACCACCCGGAGGAGAAAGCGACCCCTTCGATCCAAGATTTAGAAAAACATTTAACCTTCAAAAAGAAAAACCATCATGCATTTTACAGAAACACAACTCAACGCCGAAAAGACCGTTCTTGACAACTGCATTGACGGAGCCGACAAGGTGGCCGCCCTGATCGAACAGGGCTTCACGAAGGCTTATTTTGTCCTTCTGGCCCATCA
This region of Akkermansia muciniphila genomic DNA includes:
- a CDS encoding DUF1778 domain-containing protein; amino-acid sequence: MTPTKEEIKKWLKSIEKDRDWLAEQCFVKRSAVNSWLSTDRGIPPAKLALIKNLMEDEIIDLELIRKEMNRQGEEAARTASSVPILNGVAAVAVPLSEDDLKLISKAAQISGQTIEEFIRSAALEDAGE
- a CDS encoding helix-turn-helix domain-containing protein; translation: MKSDENLIVPASRDPQEPEKSTIKEYLKHNGLSLKWLAAQLGLSEGTVKNWFYSSTKISDTNLFKINEIIKDHANGIINSSFWDKKNCAIFPESKEEWDRWEKASQMEFSDSVEEWARETLNEWATRVILPDDANAEKHIWIHPLAENSLLLWRSAFFADTGFMRTYGNLKIDPSSIIEKILNQKAQEIIAQEKEKNNSFSLKNVELGQYDGISENEANNRMQAGEYIYYFTQANAYLWLVVCGMKKENVNVWANEVLDKKAEEAIFNKIKSSMKPEDEIPF
- a CDS encoding GIY-YIG nuclease family protein, with amino-acid sequence MPLLLFILILCCLIASFLIPWWRTDAIKKELEEKNRLLNEEKRQFEKEILKEKKELKKLKKQFEKDIVELKKKSRSIESDIKKLETERKNLENLNSVLKRSIHGYGNEYIEPISVIYDELISKYGYTQAAKNLKDIKSLLKGMRKKGKVVSFLADSISASEEDLTKILLLSMDSLCSLYLSEVKVSNVGILQQKVRDAAVLIEGAFKNRVKFTQEYIDARIKEISLMSAMEYAKELDREQQRIIKEKIREEQKVQREIEKALREAEAKERALQRQIDIAKAKELEAGENEEKRRVLEIKIEELEQQLQLARDSGQRALSMAQQTKRGYVYVISNEGSFGPGVFKIGMTRRLEPLDRVRELGDASVPFSFDVHAMIYSEDAPKLETTLHKHFLMDQVNKVNYRKEFFRTDLHSIKEVVDGFGLECHWTETAKAKEYRETLAIEKTIAHNPVAREAWKNRQLVLDSPLSHFEEWNEAENT
- a CDS encoding BRO family protein, yielding MTTINYIVAQADCANMTGNGIKLFQNSDLNCTIEVIERNGEPWIFAKEVCEALGYSNISKALLNVREKWKGITSRDTLKGKQSVSIINEAGLFALVMKSKMPKAVEFQDWVCEEVLPSIRKTGGYMTTRPEDTPEQIMARAVLLAQDAIKRKDDHIHQLEAERERNAAYVIYGKSVEVANGSKLIGTYAKMLTQGGMIIGEKRLFALLRELGILGKTGSRYNEPCQYHIEKGYFRVTTRTITHSDGVEQTKITPRLLPKGQIWLTDKFYKLWNTNPEVFTPFVGKGSCLRLDMKEYIARGDIDDVA
- a CDS encoding phage antirepressor KilAC domain-containing protein, with product MERQTKLKSFKRWVTHEVLPSIRKHGLYATGEKLEEMLADPDTMILTLQALKAEREKRKALEAKAAEDAPYAYFGRCVEVSEGCILIGEFAKILAQNGMETGQNRLFEYLRNEGIMGRYGNRHNVPAQEYIEAGYFRLTYRVIQRSDGSQQSKPTPYLTPRGQIWLMKRLGLTLENIPAA
- a CDS encoding BRO-N domain-containing protein, whose translation is MSTIQCTKAQADCANMTGNGIKLFQNSELNCNIRTVIIGEELWFVVKDVCNYFGETNRNRAMQNIDEEDKGGTQMNTPGGIQTVAIVNESGLYSLLFAM